A window from Cryptomeria japonica chromosome 1, Sugi_1.0, whole genome shotgun sequence encodes these proteins:
- the LOC131062521 gene encoding protein BPS1, chloroplastic has translation MATMTQMGSSLLSSLGTAIQSLAYISAAHKLSSSFSERRTTEYCLVDTNSPVGEFECQLAAKLEVLKQSAKINLEWLHEALVVVAHIHSTVIGAMSGLQLPLTEMEQRAINEYLDDSVKLLDACNVIKESFAYVERYHMLVQLALHSLDSKEPVNDNKITRAKNVFHECVVTIKKKVEEVDRQGQQRSKLENCSSMLRRMGEKLNNNNNNNRSSSNNNALVISAMYGAKISTIFLCGVLSITLLVKPKRILPSLHLTHQLPWASSMLKLQHKVKEEIDRRKAIKGSAALLEELDGVHLEVKTLYNVLLNLDKEKEKGFPMMEEIRQSVPRLRKFSEDLQKRLGPVEQKVNEIYRMLVSSRVALLDIISHVKD, from the coding sequence ATGGCCACGATGACACAGATGGGTTCATCTCTATTATCTTCCTTAggcacagccatccaatctttagCATACATATCAGCTGCCCACAAACTTTCTTCTTCATTCTCAGAAAGAAGAACTACAGAGTATTGCCTTGTTGACACAAACAGCCCCGTGGGAGAGTTTGAATGCCAGCTGGCTGCCAAGCTGGAGGTCCTCAAGCAGTCTGCCAAAATCAATCTTGAATGGCTGCACGAGGCCCTGGTAGTTGTGGCACACATCCACTCCACAGTTATTGGAGCCATGTCAGGCCTGCAGTTGCCCCTGACAGAGATGGAGCAGAGGGCAATAAATGAATACCTGGATGACAGTGTCAAGCTCCTGGATGCTTGCAATGTGATCAAGGAGAGCTTTGCCTATGTGGAGAGGTATCATATGTTAGTCCAGTTGGCACTGCATTCATTGGACAGCAAAGAGCCTGTGAATGACAATAAGATTACCAGGGCCAAGAATGTTTTCCATGAGTGTGTGGTGACCATCAAGAAGAAGGTCGAGGAGGTAGACAGGCAAGGACAACAGAGATCAAAGCTTGAGAATTGCAGCTCCATGCTGAGAAGAATGGGCGAAaagctcaacaacaacaacaataacaacaggAGCAGTAGCAACAACAATGCATTGGTCATTAGTGCCATGTATGGTGCAAAGATAAGCACCATTTTTTTATGTGGGGTATTGTCTATAACTCTATTGGTGAAGCCCAAGAGGATCCTCCCTAGCCTCCACCTAACCCACCAGCTCCCATGGGCCTCATCGATGCTGAAACTACAGCATAAGGTCAAGGAGGAGATTGACAGAAGGAAGGCCATTAAAGGTTCAGCTGCCCTGCTTGAAGAACTGGATGGTGTGCATCTGGAGGTGAAGACATTGTATAATGTTTTATTGAATCTGGATAAGGAGAAAGAGAAGGGATTTCCTATGATGGAGGAAATCAGGCAATCAGTTCCGAGGTTAAGGAAGTTTTCAGAAGATCTGCAGAAGAGGCTTGGTCCTGTGGAACAGAAAGTTAATGAGATTTATAGAATGTTGGTGTCTAGCAGAGTGGCCTTACTAGACATTATCAGTCATGTGAAGGACTAG
- the LOC131062519 gene encoding uncharacterized protein LOC131062519 isoform X4 yields the protein METCCANNKAWIENNEKSTNSSAAFCNFQFQSLFREYLRRDSDKQLYVTTKALEESLSKCRMKENKTIQAFQQNKAEYPEKIKCMKQFLNFIFHEIRVPFNAVVLGIGHMLGSSLSDEHREILQMMDASSSCMIRILNDVLDMGKIEAGKLHLEKQPFKMGELVSSLVCAFKDIFDSKGIKFYIWIDDATKQLLSHHELIGDKHRLRQVLANYLSNASKFTPCNGKVGLRIVCNGTFIEDPFQMEPIQIEGVQRCKFCSCNGKQKESTNKQKTFASLTLSVEDTGIGISKEDRAKLFLPYTQFKGAGSVQGGGGTGLGLCFAKKIAELSGGTVAVQSEVGKGSTFSLMMPFELCESIIEDGEAEVKPFDIHIDGRGLAGTISENKYADYSLIGNKPKVLIVEDNQVNRKILRKLVASFNIDCDDVENGKKAVDLCRNGSSYDMILIDKEMPVMDGLEATKELRAMGLKVPIVGLTGNALDSGRNQFLAAGVDDFFIKPISRHQLVKLLEAHNLIARSKK from the exons CCCTCTTTAGAGAATACTTGCGAAGGGATTCAGACAAGCAATTGTATGTTACAACCAAAGCACTGGAAGAGTCTCTTTCAAAATGCAGGATGAAAGAGAATAAAACAATTCAAGCTTTCCAACAGAACAAGGCCGAATACCCAGAGAAGATAAAGTGCATGAAGCAGTTCctaaatttcatttttcatgaaaTAAGAG TGCCTTTTAATGCTGTTGTGTTGGGTATTGGCCATATGCTTGGAAGTAGCCTTTCTGATGAACATCGGGAGATTCTCCAAATGATGGATGCTTCATCATCTTGTATGATCCGTATATTGAATGATGTGCTTGACATGG GTAAAATTGAAGCTGGAAAACTTCATCTTGAAAAACAACCTTTCAAGATGGGAGAGCTCGTAAGTTCTTTGGTATGTGCTTTCAAAGATATTTTTGATTCAAAAGGAATCAAGTTTTACATATGGATTGATGATGCAACGAAGCAGCTTCTTTCTCATCATGAACTGATTGGAGACAAGCATCGTCTCCGCCAG GTTCTTGCTAATTATCTCTCTAATGCCTCAAAATTTACTCCTTGCAATGGAAAAGTTGGACTTCGCATAGTTTGCAATGGCACATTCATTGAAGATCCTTTCCAGATGGAGCCCATTCAAATAGAGGGTGTGCAGAGATGCAAGTTTTGCTCTTGTAATGGAAAACAGAAAGAGAGTACCAATAAACAGAAAACCTTTGCAAGTCTAACTTTGTCGGTTGAGGATACTGGTATAGGTATCAGCAAAGAAGATAGAGCAAAGCTTTTTTTACCTTACACTCAGTTTAAAGGAGCAGGTTCAGTCCAAGGTGGTGGTGGAACAGGCCTTGGACTTTGTTTTGCTAAAAA GATTGCTGAATTATCTGGGGGCACAGTTGCAGTTCAATCGGAGGTCGGTAAGGGGAGTACATTCTCATTGATGATGCCTTTTGAACTTTGTGAATCTATAATTGAAGATGGAGAAGCAGAGGTAAAACCATTTGACATTCATATAGATGGGAGAGGATTGGCTGGCACTATATCTGAAAACAAATATGCTGATTATTCACTGATTGGCAACAAGCCAAAGGTATTGATTGTGGAGGATAATCAAGTCAATCGAAAGATATTGAGGAAATTGGTAGCAAGCTTCAATATTGATTGTGATGATGTGGAGAATGGAAAAAAAGCAGTTGATCTCTGTCGTAATGGAAGTTCATATGACATGATTTTGATTGATAAAGAGATGCCTGTTATGGATGGTTTAGAG GCAACTAAGGAGCTGCGAGCTATGGGCTTAAAAGTCCCAATTGTGGGATTAACTGGCAATGCATTGGATAGTGGTAGAAACCAGTTTCTTGCTGCTGGTGTTGACGACTTTTTCATAAAACCTATATCAAGACATCAGTTGGTTAAGCTTCTAGAGGCACACAACCTGATTGCTCGGTCAAAGAAGTAA